In Glycine max cultivar Williams 82 chromosome 10, Glycine_max_v4.0, whole genome shotgun sequence, the DNA window CAAAAAGACCCCGAGCTCCAGGCTTGGAGGAAAGAACTTGTAGAGGTGGGTCATGGGGATTTGAAGGATAAGCCATGGTGGCAAAAGATGCAAACTCGTCAAGAGTTGGTTGAAGCTTCTGTTACCCTCATATGGATTGCTTCAGCTCTTCATGCTGCTGTTAACTTTGGACAGTATCCATATCGAGGTTTAATCCTGAATAGGCCAACTATTAGCAGAAGATTCATGCCAGAGAAAGGGTCTCCTGAATATGATGCGTTGGCTAAGAACCCTGAGAAGGAGTTTTTGAAGACTATTACTGGCAAGAAAGAGACCCTCATTGACCTTACAGTTATAGAAATTTTATCAAGGCACGCATCTGGTGAGTTCTACCTTGGGCAGAGAGATGGTGGTGACTACTGGACTTCTGATGCCGGGCCATTATAGGCCTTTAAGAGGTTTGGAAACAATCTTGAAGAGATTGAAAAGAAGCTTATAGAGAAGAACAATGATGAGACATTAAGAAACCGCTATGGGCCGGCTAAAATGCCTTACACTTTGCTCTATCCTTCTAGTGAGGAGGGATTGACTTTCAAAGGAATTCCCAACAGTATCTCTATCTAAGGGCTCTATGGTTGCCGAAGTACTGTCCCTGGCTTTAAATAAATGTGAAATAGAAGGAATTTGATTCCTTCATCAGTTGTGTATGTTTAAGTTATGTATTTGGAGTGGCTGAATGTACTTGTATTGCCATATATCTTATTTTGGGATAACTGAAGGACCCTAATTAGTAAAACCAACTCTATTCAGTGACtgataaaacaacaacaaccaaccCTTTTCCCACTAGGTAGAGTTCACTACATGAATCAGACAATGCCATAATGTTCCATTGTATCTGtaaatcttttttaattcttttgcttATGGTTTTTCTTACTCTCCCTCTGCCTCTAGTGACTAGGCTATCCTTCATCTGATCTAGTCTCCTTACTAAGGCTTATAAGATCATCCTCACACATGCTCAACCCTCTAAGGCAAGAATCTACCATCTTTTTTACAATAGGTGCTACCCTAACTTTTTACCCAATGCAttcatttgtgtgtgtgtgtgtgtgtgtgcgtgtctCTATGTATCAGCTATCGAGTTTACGCCATATAGAAGGCAACAGTGTGTCAAATAGTGGTGAGGACAAAAGATGCCAGAGAGAGACAGAAAGACAGAGAGAGAGCAGCACTGTGTCACACAACATTTTAGTCGTCTTTCTAAAAGCTATACTTCATGTGAACatgcttctattttttttttaagaattgaatTCTATTTGAATGTAAATGTTTGCACTTAAAATACGTATCTATGCATGCAACAGATAGTTGGACTTCTAAAGGATATTGAACCTACAAACTAGTTAGTCAGCATGATGAGAAAGAGTCAAGCATTTTCTCTGCATTTCTTTAGTATTCATCAATTGACTACAACTCCAATATACGTAATTGATCAAAAGACTCAAGCAATTGACCAAAGGAACAAAAGCAGCAAAGTAGGTAGTCTTACGGGAGTTATTGCTATCCTAGAAATTAcatcaaaacattcaaacaTTGCAGCAACACCAGCAATCAATGCAATGCAGTTCACACACGTAAACTAGTATCAAAGattcaaaaattgaagaaatgggATACCTGAAAATTGCCTAAGAAACTAGAAAAAGCAACGTAGACAATATATGGACCAACTTTCTGCTCAGGCTCTGCCCAATCAATTTTTACTAACCCAATCAGTCACATCATACCTAACCACTATTTATAACATTGAACAAAAAAGTACATGACAAATTAGTAAACTATATTACTTTTACACATAGTGACAATGGTAGTGACAATGAAAAAGAGTGAACACCCACTGAAATAGAGACAATGGCAGTGACAATGATAGTGAAAAAGAGTAAACCATActacaaatgaaaaagagaccAAGCTTACCTCGAACCCAAACAGTAACAATGGCAGTGAGATCTAACAAAATGGCACGAAACTTGAAGCTTTCCTCGTACCTCAATCAGCAATACTGCAACTGAAgacgtattattattattatcatcaataaaacaTGAACACCCACTCAAACTTAGCATACACGAAGTTAACCTACGTACCTCGCGGAGAAAGCTTTGAGCACCCACGACTGTTTCAGCACCCTAGTACCTAGCGGAGGAGTGTATGTAGGGTTTTCTTCGAGCCACAGTTCCAAGAGCAGtgtagggggttctgtgggttcGAGCGAGGGGTTTCTGGCAGTATTGAAAACAATGTGGGACAATGTGGGTGTCGAGGGAGCGGTTTCCGGCAGATTTTAGgcgggaggagaaagagaagagcgaTTTCAAGcaggaggagaaagagaagaccGAGTGCAAGGTTTTCGAGCGCGTGGGTTGTGAAATGTCAACgttttaacttataaacataacaacatcggttttttaaggataaccgatgttaacttaatatagataacatcggttttggaaaaactgatgttaacatcaaataggttacatcgattttttaaaaaaccgatattaaGATCAACTCCTTAACATCGACTTtctcaaaactgatgttaagtttatgaagttaacattggttttgtcaaaaccgatgttaccatatttatgatgttaacatgaagtagttaacatcgattttgttaaaaccgatgttaagtaactctatttaattacaaaaatgtcaccatgtttttgttaacattgatttttgcaATAACCGATATTAATGGAGCAatgtaaaaaacctttttttagtagtgataattGATAAGAGTTAAACATGCACgataatataaaacattttttcgtAACGTTGTGTCGTTCTGTCAGTTTCAGCTTCGGTCAAGATTTGTTACATGAGAAAGGAATTGACTTGTTCTAAAAATAATGAtgtaatgttattttgaatcaaaattTAACTGCTACGTTTCCAAAGACTCGTTAATTCGGAGAAGAGTGATGCTGAATActtcctcatttttttaattatgataatattagtttaaaatatttattaattttattaattagtttttactaaaaatcttactaattataattttttttgaaaatttagttAATCACTTTAGTagaatttttcttcttaattatcCATGACATGTTCGTGAACACTTCCACATATTTGTGCACCAAAATAAACCttctatttgaaataaaaaacaattgctTAAATTGGAAAGACACAATTCTATTTGAGTAcgattttccctttttcttaatACACATAACTTGAATGTAGACCATCGTAAATAAAGAATAGCGGTTTCAAAGgattaataataaacaataataatgagTCGTTGGTTCAGTGATAATAACTTTGATtccttaaattttaatcttataaatgaaaaatacatgtgaaagaaaaaaatttcactaaaaaaattcaagttaaataccttgaaaaatattaattatttacaaatggATAAATACTCTCAATCCAtataacaacaaataaaaaaaagggttcaCAACTAATCAACACGAAACTGAGCTCCTCTCCAATGCCTTGAACTTCGAAACTCACagcaatttgttattattataacagCAAAACGCACACCAATTATCATGACTCTCCAATATTAAACTAACCATCACACTTTCTTTGTTTCACCGTCATAACATAGCTTCCTCCtccttggtttcttgttcactTCTTCTGTGACAATTTCatccaacaaaagaaagaaatggttCCGTCAAATACCGTAACGGCATTCACCGCAAAGCCGTCTCCGTTATTAACTTTCGTAATGCTCATCGTCCTCGGCGTGGTGGGATTCTATTCCCTGCATTTCCCTCCCCGTCCCACCACCTCCCCCGACCCCTCGCGCTTCCGCCACGTGTTCGTATCGTCTTCGTCGAACTCCACTGTCGCGAGCTACCTCCGCGCCCTCACCGTGCACCCTCACCTCTCTGGAACAAAACCCGCCTCGTTAACCGCACGCTATGTGGTGAACCATTTCACCACCCTCGGCTTTCAAACAAAAACAGTACAACACTCTGCGCTGCTATCCTACCCGGTGCGCTCCTCGCTCGCCGCGCATTTTAGCGACGGCACGAGTTTCGAGTTTcaggtttgtttgttttttttttttttttatcgatacaTGTTTAGTTTAGTTGTTAGTAGGATTCGAATTCAccacttgtttgttttgtttgttaggTTAAATGGATACGCATTTCCATTCATGTGTTTTTtagaaatatcaattcttaactTTTGATTCTAACGACTGTTTGATGTTAAAATCTTATAACTTCGTTTCAGTTAACCGAACCGGACACTGAGAAGGAAGTGGTGGCGCCGTACCACGCATACTCGCCGTCAGGTGCGGCGGAGGCGGCCGCGGTGTTTGTGAACTACGGGCGGGAGGAGGACTACCGTCAGCTGGTGGCTGCGGGGGTGGAGGTGGCGGGGTGCGTGGTGGTGGCGAGAGGCGGCGCACTGCCGCGCGGGGCGGTGGTGGAGGCGGCGGAGAGGCACGgtgcggcggcggcggcggtgtTCGTGGAGAGGGACACGTGGCGCGAGGGGTTTGAGAGAGGGCACGTGATGAGAGGGGGGATAGGGGACCCACTGAGTCCTGGGTGGAGTGGGGTGGAAGGTGGTGAGAGTTTGGGTTTGGAAGATAGTGAGGTTTTGAAAAGGTTTCCGAAAATTCCATCTTTGCCCTTGTCTGCTGAGGCTGCGGAGAGGATCTTGGAGTCGCTTGGTGGTGCTCCTCTGCCCTTGGATTGGAGGGGTACCCTAAAGTCATCCAAGGTTAAGAATGTTGGCCCGGGCCCCACCATCCTCAACTTTACTTATCAGGTTGGTTCCTACTTCCTAgtgtatctttttatttttagagacAATCATTTGCCGCATGGTTTTTGATGGACTTCTTTCTTACATCTATGTTTTGTTTATTGagattaattttcataataccACTTAAAAGATTGAGATTAATTTCTAGAGAAGATACTCCATTCATATTCATCAATAGTTTACACAATGCatatactattttctttgagttatttatttatttattctcaattaattaaaattcactttAAATGTACTTTTTAGAACAATTTTACCATACACAACAATTTATATGATTGGATGCTTTACGATGTTActgtattctaattaaattatagttTGTATCATTGATAAAGAGAGATCAATAGAGAGATGACTTTTTGTGATTGTTTGTTCCTAGATAGTGTTTCTTTGATGATTGCAAGTTTTGGAGATGTTCAGGTTTTGACCATATctcagagaaaaaaaaggatttgactTTTGACCATATTTAATGTGTGTTTAACCAAACAATTTAATAAACTCTCGTAATATTAGAGTTTCTGACTTTCTGTTTAAATTTAATCATGGAATGTTTTGAAATAAGTTGATAAGTTGTAATGAAAGTCTATTAAAACAAGGTACAAGTTCAAATAAGTTTGGCATAAGTCTTTCTAAGCATACCCGATTTTCTATCCAATTTATTGTTCATGTCTATTGGTGGAATGTTTTGATTATTACAGTATATATTTTAGATGCTTATCTTTACAACACAAATATTAATGGTAGTACAAGGATCTTTAACTATGCTATATGTTTTTTCAGTGCATGTTTCAGTGtggcttgtttttttttttttcagggtgAATTGAAGGTGGCTACCATTGAAAACGTTTTTGCCATTATCAAGGGACGGGAAGAACCTGATCGATATGTTCTGCTTGGGAACCATAGAGATGCATGGACATATGGTGCTGTTGACCCCAACAGTGGGACAGCTGCTCTACTTGACATTGCTGGCAGATTTTCTATTCTATTGCGTTTGGGGTGGACTCCACGGAGGACCATCATTCTATGCAGTTGGGATGCAGAGGAATTTGGAATGGTAGGTAGCTCCACTAATCTCATGTGCATCATGGTTAACCATTTTCATCATGTGATCATTGGATATTGATAAGTGATAAGCTAGTGAATTTAGTGACAAAGAATTGTGGATATGTGTGGTGTAAGTAACTCTACTATGATTTGTCTTGTTTACCTAAATTTGCTGCCATTATCTTAAGTCTTTTTCAAATGGattaacttctttttatcaggtttttgcttaaaaagtatTCATTTCCATTTTCCACTAATCTTATGTGCATCATGGTTAACCACTTTCATTATGTGCTCATTGGATATTGATAAGTGATAAGCCAGTGAAATAGTGACAGAATTGTGGACATGCGTGGTGTAAGTGAAACTCTACTACGATTTGTCTTGTTTACCTAATGTTTGTTACCATTATCTTGAGTAAGTCTTTTTCACATGGATTAAGTTTTTTATCAGGTTTTTGCTTTAAAAgtattcattttcttaaaatgaaaatttaatgcAAAGGTTGTGCTTTTTATCAAGTTAGATCAGTTTGCTTTATTTCAATTATGGTGTCATGTCATTCCCGGTAATGTGCTCTCTAAATCAAGTTTCTCCATTTATGTAGATAGGATCCACTGAGTGGGTTGAACAAAACCTTGTCAATCTTCGTTCCAAAGCTGTAGCATACCTCAATGTAGACTGTGCTGTTCAAGGGCCTGGTTTCTTTGCTGGCTCAACTCCTCAGCTAGATGATCTTCTTGTCGAGGTCATAAAACAGGTATTTGAAGTAATTATACGTGCATATGTGAATCTGCATTTGgatattgttttaaatatagTTGATCCTGATATTTAATTAAtgctttgaataattttttacgtGTTTATTTCAGGTCAAGGATCCTGACACTGAAGGTACTACAATATATGAGAATTGGGCAGCTGCTGGTGGAAACTCTAATGTAGGACTTTTAGTCTACTGGCCAATGGTCATTTTTACATATATGAAGTTATCTTTAGCTGTATtctcttacaagttacaactacGTTTCTAAACTCTTCCTTCTTGTCTTTGTCTTTTCAACAAAGATGATAAACAGTCGTTTAGGTCTTTACTGTCTAGATGCCTTATTGAGTTTTGATAGattcatatttattgttttccctttttcatCTCACTGGTGccaatttccttttttattaaggaaaataaatttgaaagtaagaaaaatacaatttatcTTTCAAAATAAATCAATGGTGATGAAAGATCACATATTTGTTGCTTAGCAGGTTTTATCTTGGTTGATTGCAGATTCAAAGGCTCAGTGGTGTTGATTCTGATTTCGCTCCATTTGTGCAACATGCAGGGGTTCCATCTGTTGATGTATATTATGGAAAAGGTACATACCTTGTTGATATTGTCTAAAACGGTTTCATATGATTTGTGAAAAAGTCATGCCAGCATATCAAGTATCACCTATGTATTTGCTCTAGTTGTGCcactcaattttaattaataatgtatctTTTGGGGCATTTAAGGGACTAGTTCAGAGTGTAAAACGCACTTATTTTCTGTTGAGGTTGATAAAGGTTTAACATTCATGGTTTCTTAGATTAGGCCATTAGATCTGAGGTCATGGAAAGCTGTCAATGTTAGTTGAtgctttttaatgtaaaatatgcCTCAGCACTGCAATGGTTCTTGTGTTTCTGGCTATCATTATTTGGTCCTATCATAGGACTTGTATCTAGCTATTGTCATCTAGGAGCCAGAACTATAATGATCagtatatacattttttaagcatataattttttacactacaaaaatcaaaatttttgcaTCTGAATATTCTTATATATGCCAATGTCCATTATCTGTCATATGTCCATGGCCTTCGGTGTTAAATAATGTATTTCTTTTCTCTAGATTATCCTGTCTATCACACTGCTTTCGATTCCTATAACTGGATGACAAAGTTTGGAGATCCATTCTTTCAGCGCCATGAAGCTGGTTAGATTTCTTGTTTAACCCTCTCTTAGCAAGAATtttgaaatgattattttatagaCCAATAAATTGTTCATCCATTTGTAAATCATAAGATGATATATCTTTTCTGTTCTTTGTTGTATTAGTTACTGGAATTTGGGGGCTTCTAGCCCTTCGCCTTGCTGATGATTCCATTATACCTTTCAATTATCTTTCTTATGCGAATCAGTTACAGGTATGCGTTTATctttataagtattttaatcAACTTCTTGCTAAGTACTGTCTTGGTGTCTTTTGATATAAGTTGATTATCAAACCAACCAGGTAATTCTAGTCAGAAGGTTAATTGCAAATTGTATTGGTTTCGATAAGTTAGAATGCAGTTTAGAATAATTAAGTTAATggtatttattatttcttttttatctattgTATCATCAAATTATTGTATTTCATAAATTAGCGAATTCAGAGTTCACAAAATTTTCTTGGGTACACCTCAAAGTTGTCTCTACAAGTTGAATCTAGGGTGTCCATCATCCTAACCTATTATTGAGCTAGGCTCAGGTGGTCAAACCATAATGGCtgtttttattaatatcaaTAAAACAAATGACATAAGAAGTTACTGACAATCCCAAactgaatttaaaatatttacttttttttggagGAATAGAAGGCTAAATATTTGGCAGAGGCAAAGAGAGTAAAATGTGGGgtgaattgaataaatatttatcaattattcaattttaatgttGCACTGTTATGGCTTCGTTGGAACTTGGAAGTGTTCCTATATCATTACTGAGTCTATAATCTTCCCCTACTTTGGACAGGTCTACAATAACATATTGAGCAACTTGTTAGACAAGCAGATTACTCTACATCCACTAAATACTTCGATTCAAGAATTTGCTTCTGCTGCCAAAGAAGCTAATGATGAATCAAAGGTAAAATCAAAACTGCAATAGATTGTAGTGTATTAGTATTATTCAAGAATTTACTTGTTATGTCTTCATCTACTTGTCTTTATTGTGAACTGCAGAAATTAAAATGGCAAGAAGCTTCAGATCGTTCTATAGATATGAAAATGCGAGCATTGAATGATAGACTAATGCTTGCGGAAAGAGGCTTCTTGGACGTTGATGGGCTTCAAGGAAGGCAATGGTTCAAGCATCTTGTGAGTGTGTTCGCCTTCTATGCCTTTGAATTTCTAGTTAAAGCTTTTCATTAACCAAGTTGACAAATGTGATCCCTCTAGTCCAATTGGGATGATTAATGAAAATGCTAGAACTAGCAAAATTTCACGTTTGTGGATTCTTGCTCTTTAGCCTTACCAACATCCAAGTTCAGAGCTGAATAGTATTTGATGTTATGTTTCAccaaaatgtgatttttatagTGCTAGTGTATGCCTATATTCTATTTGGATCTTATATGAGATTTGGTGCCCTTAATATTCTAGTTGTATGTTGAAACACATGATTGTAAGTTTAGGTTAAGCAACCTGCTAGATCCCCAACTTTAGTTTATATTTCATCATTtcatgttataagtattttattttgccATTACTGTGTTATTAATCCATCATGCTTCGAATAAGAGAGAACCTGACAATTTTTGTTTACTTGTACAGGTTTTTGGGCCTCCCAGCGACCATGAAAGCAAGTTGGATTTCTTCCCTGGAATCGCTGACTCTCTGTCTGGGATGGATAAAATGAGTGAAAAAGAAAGGCTTGCTGCAATTCAGCATGAGATCTGGAGGGTTGCCAGGGCCATTCAAAGAGCTGCTTCAGCACTAAGAGGGGATTTGGCTTAAAACTAGTGGAAAAGATAGAAatcatgtaaatattattttctttttttgtacaAGAGTATAGTTAGTCCTCAGGTCCATTTTTACATGTAAATGTAAAACTGTACATTAAGGGGAAAGCACCTGGCTTCTTTGTTTATTGCTTCTATGCTGATACTTAACTTTTTTAGTTGGGGTTAAATGAACTTCACCATTTCGGCTAGGTTTGCTTTTCCTTTTAAGATGtaccaaaataattttgtaattatgatctgcttaatttaattataagtaGAAATATTTTCAATGTTTACTCAAAACTATCTAAGAGGaaatcaaattgttttttttattttttttgcaaaacacTAAATTGAACAATATTTTGCCATAACAATTAGATTCTTTTTGGTACAAGGTCTGGTAGTGAATACTCTTTAATTTACAATTACAACCTTCATTTTTTGCTAACATTTTACTAAGGAAATGTGAACAACTTACAAGTCactgtttgttttaaaattgagtAGAAGTTATATGGACATAATCTATAATGCATCAAAAAGTAATTGCATTAGTCTAACAAAATTGTGATATACATTTTAAGATAAATGATTTCAATCAATGAAGTTATGGTTTAATGACCAATTTAGTTCATAGActtgtattatttttacattttggtTTCTATACTTGGAAACTTCCTGTTTCTAccctttgtaattttaattctattttagccTCTTCCTTTAAGTTTGTCTTAACTCTGTTAACTAACACTGCCACAAAATAGATGTTCTCAATCCAAATGAGAGGTCATGGTTAGTTGCCATATAAATCTTAGTTTTTTCTCATCCTTCTGTTCCTGGCTTCAAAAGAAAGCAAGCTGGTTGAGGGCATCATATGTATGAAAAGGCTTACAACCCACAACAAAGATGGTATTAGAGTAGCATGAATATGAGAGGGGACTCATTCCTTAAGAACGAGGATTGTACACGATTTCAAAACAATGTTGTGTGGTGCCAAAATTAGTACTTCCAAAAGATTAAAATGCTAATACTCTAGTATGGAGAAGTATCTAAGCATTTATAAGGTAGTGATATTGTGCTACGGTAAAATGCGCATGCACGAACAATAGGAAATGCATAATTGTTTAACTCTTAAAATAAAGAGTTTAATGTTCGTAAtgatgtaaattaattttatagtgtCATTCTATCAgtgtataacttttttctctttcatgaaTAGTTGTCCAACAATCGTCCTTAATTAGTGTAAGAAGGATTTGACAAATGTAACCctcttatatttaaattaagatagTCATTTTCTTCCCTAGATGTGTAGAGCGTTAGTAAATTCGTTCTCGAAagatagaaattcaaattttagtctctgaaagagaaaaaagtgagACATCCATCCATCCATTAACTTTTGTTTGTTAGCTTACGTGGTACATTCAAGAACGAATTTGTCTGAGCTTTACACATTAAGGAacgaaaatgactatttaccaaaaatataattttatcttcGTCTTTCCCCCATTTTTTCATTGTTGCAAgcataacattataataaacattttaaaaaataggaaagcaaacataaattagaacaaacataataataaacataatattgattaataagcatAATCTATCTATTACTCTGAAATTTCTATTGTGACAATATTAGGTAGTAACAAAATCAAGTTGGGTCTCATTTTTTAATGGGTGTGCATTTTTGTTTTAGTCTCAGATTTTGGGTAAGATATTGTCATATTAGAAATTTCAAAGCAATAAATACATTatgcttattaatcaatattatgtttattattatgtttgttttaacagATCTACTTTCTTagtttttaagtgtttattgtaatgttatggtTGCAACGATTAAAAAAGGGAGGGGGaaagatgaagattaaattatattttgggttAATAACCATTTTTGTCTCTGAATGTGTAGAGCGCCGACAAATTCCTCCATGAATGTGTCACGTAGGCTCTTTCATTAACGATAACGGACGGAAGTTAACAGATGAAtgaatttgtcgcacttttagagactaaaatttgaattttcattttttggaaataaatttgTCAAGACTCTACATATTCAGagataaaaattgttatttaccCTTTAAATTATTGTAACCGAATGATGGTGTTTTTTTTAGAGTAAGGTTTGGACCAATTTGAATGTATGTGGGCAAATGTATATTGGGCCAACTATGAACTATGAATattgtagagaaattatatGAATGGTTACACGAATATTTAAGAAATGAATGCAAACAAAAGTGTTGTATGTTGGTTCATTAACAACCATTAGTTAGTCTCTCTTAGACTTTACCAACTTacgtatttttctatttttctattataacaGTTAATAGTTAGGTGGTTTTAAGTTGGTTAAGTTAGTTAGGCTTGAGATAGTgcttctatttcttttattgCATAGTCTAGTTCAGAGAGAGATTCTGTaaccagagaaaaaaaaactgtagaatttgaataaaaatggcTACTGTGAGTTATGTGTAGTTTTGttcatccttttttttcttctgcattttGCTTATTCTTGTTCATACAAGAAACTCATTCTTTTGTGAAGTAAAATCATATCTTGGCACAACAAACTAGTGCGGTGAGTGTGGAAGATTTTGAGTTCGATTCAAGAAATGGGCTCGACCAAGTATAAGGTTGAAAAAATCACAGGGCAAAATGATTTTGGGCTATGACAATTGAAGATGAGAGCTCTTCTTGTTCATCAGGGTCTGGTGGAAGCACTTGATGGAGAAGCCAAACTCGAAAAAGATGATGGCTGACGGGGATAAGAAAGCACTATTGCAGAAGGCACACAGTGCAATTATCCTCAGTCTCGAAGACAAGGTGCTAAGGCAAGTTTCTAAGGAAACAATTGCTGCTTGGGTTTGGTCAAAGCTTGAAGGTTTGTACATGACCAAATCTTTAGTTAATCGTCTTTACCTAAAACAgtctgaaattctgatactggggacagatgtcgtacaggatgtcacgacatcacgcttcagaacatgcagattatatttgacagtgtgtacagtttaaacaagtaaataacacaagagaattgttaacccagttcggtgcaacctcacctacatctgggggctaccaagccagggaggaaatccactaaaatagtgttagttcaaggtctaacagccactgtttacaaccttctcacctaaccactacccgtgcaatctctacctaagagccactcttagatatgagaaccccgctcactccctctcaatcacactcccgtgtttacaaacaaatcaaagacacaccagagattgctctctgaacaatagagatcaactccacacactagagatcaa includes these proteins:
- the LOC100817485 gene encoding probable glutamate carboxypeptidase AMP1, which gives rise to MVPSNTVTAFTAKPSPLLTFVMLIVLGVVGFYSLHFPPRPTTSPDPSRFRHVFVSSSSNSTVASYLRALTVHPHLSGTKPASLTARYVVNHFTTLGFQTKTVQHSALLSYPVRSSLAAHFSDGTSFEFQLTEPDTEKEVVAPYHAYSPSGAAEAAAVFVNYGREEDYRQLVAAGVEVAGCVVVARGGALPRGAVVEAAERHGAAAAAVFVERDTWREGFERGHVMRGGIGDPLSPGWSGVEGGESLGLEDSEVLKRFPKIPSLPLSAEAAERILESLGGAPLPLDWRGTLKSSKVKNVGPGPTILNFTYQGELKVATIENVFAIIKGREEPDRYVLLGNHRDAWTYGAVDPNSGTAALLDIAGRFSILLRLGWTPRRTIILCSWDAEEFGMIGSTEWVEQNLVNLRSKAVAYLNVDCAVQGPGFFAGSTPQLDDLLVEVIKQVKDPDTEGTTIYENWAAAGGNSNIQRLSGVDSDFAPFVQHAGVPSVDVYYGKDYPVYHTAFDSYNWMTKFGDPFFQRHEAVTGIWGLLALRLADDSIIPFNYLSYANQLQVYNNILSNLLDKQITLHPLNTSIQEFASAAKEANDESKKLKWQEASDRSIDMKMRALNDRLMLAERGFLDVDGLQGRQWFKHLVFGPPSDHESKLDFFPGIADSLSGMDKMSEKERLAAIQHEIWRVARAIQRAASALRGDLA